Genomic DNA from Sardina pilchardus chromosome 4, fSarPil1.1, whole genome shotgun sequence:
TTTTTGTATActcagaatgcgaacgctgtgctttgctatattgcgtggaatttactaagctgtcacttcattacgttaacagcggtcatccccacccgttcccgccccctctacaatgctaattgcgtgtgcagagctgaaccacaagcgcagttgaatattgcaacattaaaaagaatcaaagtttagcgatcatactgtacatggtacaaagagatgtcaacaagcagcaacagacagagtaggcctagtagtggattctactaatccacttaaaaaaatacttgaactatttactgcaggtagactaaggatatgacttaatacctagtctaacagattgggaagtgtaggctatgttgtgaaagagaaaatacgatttcagaGAGGCAAACacaagttaaggttgcttttgacataatacaatgaagaaaactgatgtgATGAGTATATCAATACTGATGagtattgattcagctgtctctaaacgtttttctaatagtcGCATTTAACCACAATTTgaattacacctgctttcagaaggcggaagtttttcaacgcaaaatagacgtgcgctgttttcatacatatggcggaatacttaatcaatcgctattagcacctctcctcccctgtacttgcgcgttacacccattttcagctgatccgcccaggaattactGTAATAGGCATGACacagaaaagcgcaaatagccattctcagctcccacggcaggcagtctgcgtgtTTCTCTCATTGTGGCCTGTTTGtgcatatcctccccatgtttatacgcgcacgttacgcctgaaatgggcgcaaaacgttagtacatctggcccagagagtgtgtgtgtgtgtgagtgagagaggagatatGGAAAGATGTGAGTTCCTAGAGAGTGACTCTGGGctcggctctgctctgctctgctcggcTCTGCTCTGGCCTGTTGTGGGAGAGTTTGTGTTTTTCCATTCGTCCTCCTTCCTTttatctgtccatctgtctggaCGCTCGTTAATCTgtcactcatgtgtgtgtgtgtgtgtgtgtgtcttagtggctgatgcagctcagtgtgtgtgtgtgtgtgtgtgcgcggtggTTGATGTTGGAGGCTGAGTTGTAGCTGTTGGCCTGCTCGGTGCTCTCGGAGTGACAGCGTTGTCTCCTTTATTATCATTATGGGAAACCAGGCTTCtccctgtcactcactcacacacacgtgtgttaaTCTCcatgtcttcctccctctctctctgtgtgtatgcgtgtgtgtgtgtgtgtgtgtgtgtgtgtgtgtgtgtgtgtgtgtgactatgtgtgtttgtgtgtgtgtgtgtgtgtgtgtgtgtgtgtgtgtgtgtgtgtgtgtgcgtacgtgtgtgtgtgtgtgtgactatgtgtgtgtgtgtgtgtgtgtgtgtgtgtgtctgtgtgtgtgtgtgtgtgtgtgtgcgtgcgtgcgtgtgtgtgtgactatgtgtgtgtgtgtgtgtgtctgtgtgcgtgtgtgtgtgtgtgtgtgtgtgtgtgtgtgtgtgggtgcgtgtgtgactatgtgtgtgtgtgtgcgtgtgtgtgtgtgtgtgtgtgtgtgtgtgtgtgtgtgtgtgtatgtgactatgtgtgtgtgtgtgtgtgtgtgtgtgtgtgtgcagccgagGAGAGGCTGCGGGTGCAGATCAACGCCACAGGGGACACCATCGTGCTGCGGTTCGTGCGTCCCCATGAGAGTGTGCGGCTGGAGGGCTACGTGCTGGGATACGGCGGCAGCATGTTCTCCAAACAGTACATCCAGCTGCCCAGCGATGGACAGCCTTACCACGGAGAgatgggtaacacacacacacacgcacgcacgcacgcacgcacacacacacacacgcacgcacgcacacacatgcgcacacacacacacactacacacatacacacacacgcacatataccacacatacacacacacacacacacacacacacacacacacacacatgcacacacacgcacgcacaggcacacgcacacgcactcgcacaGGCACACTAAAATCACCTCTGAAGAAAACTCATGaattcacatctctctctcgttcatgatctctcccttacacacacacacatagaaaaacacacagctgGGATACAGTGTTTTTCCAACAGTGCATTGAACTGCCaaaggatgacacacacacacacacacacatacacaaactctgcATAGCTTCTGTCAgactgattgtttttgtttctgtggTCTGCACGTCAGATGCTGAGCCCAAGTACCTGATCTCAGTCCAGCCCATCAAACCCAATGAAGTGAAGAAACAGTgcccaggtaaacacacacacacacacacacacacacacacacacacacacacacacacacacacacacacacacacacacacacacacagacagacagacagacacacacacagacagacagacacacagacacagacacatacacacacacacacacacacgcacacacacacacacacacacacactgaatgaagCAGTGCAAGTAAATAGACTTTCTCAGTGTTCTCGTGCCCCAGACACACGAGACATAACACTGTACACATTTACATAAACCtcatgaattgtgtgtgtgtgtgtgtgtgtcaggtaaaCTGGACCTGCAGAGACCTCTGCACCTGGTGATTGGCTCGGTCACCCCCACTAAGGTCATGCTGTCCTGGGGAACTCTCCTCAAGACCCCCTACACATTCACCACTGACGACTGCCCTCAGGACgggtaaggctgtgtgtgtgtgtgtgtgtgtgtgtgtgtgtgcgtgtgtgtgtgtgtgtgtgtgcacatgtgtgtcacCTCAGCTGTTGTTCAGCATGTTCCTTTACAACACAGATGTTCTGTCACACATATATTAGTGCTGATCAATATGaaccagccaaacacacacacacacacacacacacacacacacacacacacacacacacacacacacacacacacacacacacacacacacacacacacacacacacacacacacacacttgtgagctCTGTGCCAGTGTAGGGCTGGCTGGCCGGGTGGAAAGGCTGACCTCAGGGGCTTGTAAGGGCAGTCTATCAACCTCTAATGTCTCtcacagctgctgtgtgtgtgtgtgtgtgtgtgtgcatgtgtgtctgcctgtctgtgtgcgtgtttgtgtgtgtgtgtgtgtgtgtgtgtgtgtgtgtgtgtgtgcgtgcgtatgcgtgtttgtgtgtatgtctgtgtttgtgtgtgtgtgtgtgggtgtgtgttttgtgtgtctgtgtgtgtgtgtgggtgtgtgttttgtgtgtctgtgtgtgtgtgtgggtgtgtgttttgtgtgtccgtgtgtgtatgtgtgtgtgtgtttagctgttTATTACCAGTTTTTGCTcattaaaaaaatacacactttgattacaaaaacatatttttctctgaatcaaaataaaacacacacatacacacatacattcacacacacaccaacacacacacacacacacacacacacacacttgtctgacGGCGCCATGTTTCTCTGTCTATCAGGCAGTACACCATTCGGTACCGTGAGCAGGACACGACGGCAGAGCCCACTCCAGAGCCCACTCCAGAGCCCACTCCAGAGCCGGGGGAGCGGCAGTGGAGGTACCAGACGTGCCCCAGCACCTCCACGGTGGTGGAGCAGCTCAAGCCCAACACGCCGTACGAGTTCgaggtgcgcgcacacacagagcagggccCCAGCGAGTGGACGCCGCCCGTCGTCCACAACACCAACGTCAGCGTCACCGAGAAGCTCGTCTCCCTCATCGAGAAGGGCAACAAGGGTGAGCtgccctgagacacacacacacacacacacacacacacacacacacacacacacacaccgagaagCTATAAACAACCAAATAAACAACCTCCTTCCAGAACAACGTCACTTAAAATAGTCCCCCTTACCAGTACCTCCCATACACTCCTCCCCTTTGTGTAAAATAGCACTAAAGGTGGCACTTACATGATTCCAACCTGATTAGGACTGGTGTGCCAGATAAATACTTCCCCCAGTGTCCACTAGTGTAAACTGTGCACTGGATAAAATGTCCCCCCCCTTAATATCAGCAGGGATCCGGATAAACACTTCCTCCTCACCCAGAGCACGAACACAGGTGCATCACATAAATTCGTCCTCCTTTAGATGATGCAATAGCCCTGGTGCATGGCTTTGGTTCCCCCTAGACAATAACTAATGTGTCATTTTCACTCCTTCTCCTGTCACCAAACAGCCCATTTGTCAAACTATCACCTTTCCCACACAGCACAAATACTTGTGCGTCATTCAAATCACTCCCCTGGGAAACACAACTCAGGCACCAGTCCTCATACGGTTCCTAAATCAGGCTGTGCACTGCATCATTCACTTCACTCAGACTAAATGACACCACAGGCTTTTAAAGGCACATGAAAGGCTGGCTCTGTCTGGATGGAATTGATggattgcattgttttgttttggtttgtttcccTCCAACAGAGATTGAGAAACCCTTCAAGCCCGCCGTGGTGAGTTGTGCACTTCTGCCAGTACATCAAATATTTAACAAACTaaaaacacagccacacacacacataaactacacacacacacacacacacacacacacacacacagacacacaagcacagccacacacacatgtaaactacacagacacacacacacacacacacacacacacacacacacacacacagagacacacagacacacacacacacacacacagacagacacacacacacacacacacacacacacacacactcacagtttgtgtgtgtatggtgaccATGCCTCCTCCGCCCCCAGATGCCCATACTGCCGGGCCCTAAGGAGCCGTTTGTGGCCAGGCCAGGTGAGTCCCCCCACACAGCAATACAGCACATGCTACTATCTACTGCATATATAAGGATCCAGGTGGCattagttctgtgtgtgtgtgtgtgtgtgtgtgtgtgtgtgtgtgtgtgtgtgtgtgtgtgtgtgtgtgtgtgcgtgcgtgcgtgtgtttgtgtgtgtgtttgtgtgtgtttgcgtgtgtgtgtgtgtgtgtgtgtagtccctcTTCCCAGGAATCTCAGCCTTCCAGCAGGAAACAGGAGAATAATGGGTAATCACCTTCAATGACCTTCAATGACTTTCACTCCCTCAGAGTATCCGTGACCCTTGACCTTTTACTCCTGCTCTTCTCTTACCTTCTTTTATGTTCTAATATgatctgttctttctctctccagttATGGAATATACTAATGTTTGCTATTGCAGGTAGCCGTCAAACAGTAATTGTGTTTTACTGTAGACTGCCTTTTGTTGAAATAACTTTTAACAGGTGttgatacacatgcacacatctgtctatctatctatctatctatctatctatctgtctatctgtctgtctgtctgtctgtctgtctgtctgtctgtctgtctgtctatctgtgacTACTGTGAATGTTAACCATGTTTCTTGCTCCTCTCCAGATGCCACTCCCACTTGGGCCCTTCCCACAGCATTTACACCAATCACAATCCCCCCTCCACAGAGCCACACCCACAGAAACATGACCACACCCACAACCAACACCAATCAGCATAGAGCGACTCAACACGTTCCTAAAACTAGCGTGCAGAGAAAAGACAAGCTACAGCACTCTAAAGCTAAAACTTCAGGCCAGCACGTGTCCACTCCACCCAAAGCACCGGCCCCTGGCCAAGACATCCAACACCAacgccccaccaccaccaccgccacaccCACTAGAAAGAGCCATAAACACAGAAACCGACgaccacatctagatgccaaatacCAGCCTAAAACTAGCGCCCCAAAACAGCGTGCCCCACCGTCACCCAAAATGGCCGAGACTAGTGATGCCCGTGACTTAGCCACAATCACTGGGCAAGGACAGCCCAGCCAGGGGTCACCTGAGACTGACACACCTGTGAAACCTGTGacccagaggcagagagagaggcctagCATACCGGTCAGTTCTGGAGAAACCCAGTCTCCTCTCAGAACCATAGAGCAGGGACAGAAGTCCACTACACGGGTCAGTTCTGGAGAAACCCAGTCTCCGCTCGATAACACTGTAGTCCATCAGCGGGGTGAACTCCAGCCTTCAGCGGCCATGTCTCCCACTGCAGACGCCTCCGTGCCAGAGATGACCGAACGCACCCCGTCGCCAGAACCCCTCTCAGCCTCtagtgccccccctccccaccctcccgcCCCTGAGTTGCCCCGCACTGGAGCAGAACGCGAGGCCGCGCAGGCCAACAGTGAGgcaacaccagacacacacacacagatacacacaacgAGACGCCAACCCACGGACACTCGGttcacacacaacatcacacaaacatCGCTGGTTGGCATGGCAACCCCTGCAGATGTGCGCCCCGATAGCCGGTCACGCGTCAGTAAGGTCCTCCGCGGTTCGTCCGCTCGCACAGATCAACACGTCACCGAAAGCCCTGCGATGCTCCCTAACACGGGCCGTACCTCGGAAAACAAGGGCCCAGCCAGCTCTGCTAGTGAGCCAATCACAGTTCGTCAAGGTTTATTTCCTAGCACACCGAGCCAACCACATCCTGCTGAACAGCTGCCAGTCGCTGACAAGAGGCCAATCAAAATAGGCCAAAAGCCATTGAAAAAGCCGCCCACCAAAACCACAAAACCCTCTACGAACGGCAAGCAGCCAGGGGGGAAGCCAAACAAGCCCAGGCAGCAGGCGGAGAAAGTCAAACAGCCCTCCAAGGTTGTCCAGACTCCAGATGGAACCCGCCAAGAGCCAATCAAGCACGGCCAGCAAACATCCCGAGGTAgcaaacagccaatcaaaacagGTCAAAAGCCCTTGTATcgcaaacaaaaacagcaaaacaataAGGGGCCAATCAAAACAGCCCAGAGGCTATCCAGCACCACTGATTGGCCGTTCACCACGGGGAGACCACAAGATGGCCACAGTCTGAAAACTCCCAGCAGCCCCTTCAGCATCACCCAGTACTCGCCTCCCACCGCAAGGCTAAGACCGACcgctacacacactcccaccgcTAGGCTAAGACCGACCGCTACACACACTCGCAAGACAGGTGCGGACAccccggtacacacacacacaccacagatgcTGAGCACGCCTAGTCCTGCGCAAACCCAAGAGGATCCTAAACACAccaccaaaacaacaacaacaacaataacaacaacaacggcCAAACAAATATCCCAGCAGCACGAcaacacccccccactccccttaCACACTCTCAGGACCACTCAAAGCTCGACCACCCTGACCACCCAGCGTCCAGCTCAGGCCAGTCCCAACgcaacaccccacacacacatccagggtGGTGCCCCGGTCACCCCCAGCTCCTCCAGAGTGACCGGTCCTCATCGTGCCCCAGCGAAACGACCGCATAGCCCCCTGGGTAACTAAGCCACCCCTCCGCCTGAGAGACCAGAGACCTTAGCACCATAGCCTAGAGACAGATATAAAATAGACTTCATTCATCCTGAGGGAAATGTTGGACAGTTTAGAGCATAAACCTCACTCTAGGTCAGCCAGAGCTGATCCAGGGTTATCTGAACCGGATCAGCGGTTATTATTAGGGTCAGTTCTGATCCAGGGTTATCTGAACCTTGAGAGGTCTTCAGAGTAGCGatatctcactgtgtgttctgAACCTTGAGAGGTCTTCAGAGTAGCGATATCTCACTGTGTGCTCAGCGCTCCAGTGTTGTGCAGAGACATCTTAAGACCCATGGCAGTCCACACAGCACCATGACACCACAGCACCCACGCTGGGCCTGGAGATAATGTGCTGTAATGTGCTGATCTCGCCCTGGTGCTGCTGATGACAGCTGTTTGCACTTGACTGCCTTGCTGTGACAGCTGTGGTTGTCAAACAAATACAGCAATCTAGTGGTGTGGAGATCTCAGTCAGTCCCTTGGCTCTGATGACACAGAGATGTGAGAGCACGAGAGCAGACACGAGCGCACAAACAGAGAGGAAAGCCGTGTCCTGAGCTCCCCGAGCACTAGCAAGCAGCTAGCAAGAGAACGGCTAACTTTCCTGTACAACCCATCCTGAACACTAGGAAAATGActaggaagagaggaaagcaaCATCCTGAGCACTAGGAAGTAACTAGGAAAAGAGGAAAGCAACATTCTGAACACTAGGAAGTGActaggaagagaggaaagcaaCATCCTGAACACTAGGAAGTGACTAGGAAAAGAGGAAAGCAACATCCTGAACACTAGGAAGTGActaggaagagaggaaagcaaCATCCTGAACACTAGGAAGTGActaggaagagaggaaagcaaCATCCTGAACACTAGGAAATGGCTAGGAAAAAAGGAAAGCAACATTCTGAACACTAGGAAGTGACTAGGAAAAGAGGAAAGCAACATCCCGAACACTAGGAAGTGACTAGGAAAATAGGAAAGCAACATCCCGAACACTAGGAAGTGActaggaagagaggaaagcaaCATCCCGAACACTAGGAAGTGActaggaagagaggaaagcaaCATCCCGAACACTAGGAAGTGActaggaagagaggaaagcaaCATCCTGAACTAGAAAGTggcgaggaagagaggaaagcaaCATCTACTACATCTACTCTGTGAAGAGCTCTCTAAAAACAGTTAGCTGTGTGTGGCAGAACCATTAGCCAAGATTAGAAAGACCCATTCCAGAGGTTAGTTTAGCTCACGGCACGAATTACAAACACTATTCCATACGAATCCACACAGGCTCTTCAGCCCTGACATCTGCATAGCATGCTCATCCTGAGGGTCACATGATTTAGAATATACATTTTGTCCACGTAAACAATGATGTGTCAGAGGTTTATGGCAGGGTGAGGAACGTTATTCTTTGTTGTACTGTTCCTCACGTGTTTGTGCTATTTCCAGTACCTATGCTAGATGTGCCATATGCTTAATATCACTAAATGTAAATGCTAAACTAATTTAATGAGCTCCCCGTTGAGGACAGGAAGGATGCTTTAGGAGTGGACTTGACCTCCACAGCCCATTCCTGGTATAAACAGCATCTGTCTGTCATGCAGCTGCGGCTCCATCACAGCAAGGACATCCTGCCCCTAGTCCCTCCCTGGTCACTGAGACGCCCGCTAACCAAAGGGGTAATGATGACGCAATGTGTGCTCATTGGTCACGACCACTGTCCGTCACCTGTCCTGACCGCACCTCCTCACTCCATCCCACCCTGACATCACGCCTGTAACTCCTCCCACATTCCACACCTCCTAACTCCTCCCACCTCTTCTACACACATGTAACTCCACCCCTCGCCCGAGTAACCACGCCCACTGGTCATGTGACATCCCATGCCGTTGCCTGGgcgtctggaggagttggaggtGAATGTAGACGGCTCAGGGTGTAGCACTGTCAGTCCCACGCACAGTTTCTCACATCACCCCAATGCCTCACGCCTCCCACAGCCAATCAcgcctcttctcttcctcctcatcttcctcactcCCCATcttcctcactcttcctcctcaatcctcctcctcctcctcactcttcctcctcttcctcctcactcctcctcctcctcctcactcctcctcctcctcctcctcactcctcctcctcttcctcactcctcctcctcctcctcctcacttttTCTCCACCTCCAGCCAGCATCTCATTTCACAGGCTGCCGTCACCATGACCAccgcacccccccctccccccccccgtctccATGGCAGCCTGCGTTGCTGTGGTAACGCTCCGTGTATGATGTTTTGTGTGCAGGCCGTGGCGACAAGAGGCCCGGGATGCGGTTGCCGGGGCCCCGCCCCTCCGTCACCACCCTGTTGCGGACCCGCAGGCCGTTCCCCGGCCCGGTCGCCAACAGGCCGCGCGGCCGCAACTCCACCTTCTCTCCCCGCAAAACAGGTGCCCAGAGCCCAGAGCGTCGCCATAGAGACACACGCTCATCTTCCCGCCCAATCAcctcacctcatctctctctctctcacagcttCAGCACCAATCAGATCTCTCCCGTCATGTCTAACAGTTGGTTTAAATGTCCAATCAAAAGCTGTCTCCATGCTAACCAATCAGCTTTCTCTTCTTGTCCAATGACTCCTCCTCTTTGGGTGCctttcatttggtcttttatacacccttccctccttcctcgatcctcgtcctcactgatctacataaagaatgattggACTGCaataatgggatagtctatccagtgttagttatagatcagtggcttgagaggcacccacagtgaGCAGACGCACCGAGACGTTCTCCCACATCAATGTGCACTctactgacctttgacctatctgggcatctctctctctcccactctctttctgtctca
This window encodes:
- the LOC134079119 gene encoding target of Nesh-SH3 isoform X3; this translates as MATPADVRPDSRSRVSKVLRGSSARTDQHVTESPAMLPNTGRTSENKGPASSASEPITVRQGLFPSTPSQPHPAEQLPVADKRPIKIGQKPLKKPPTKTTKPSTNGKQPGGKPNKPRQQAEKVKQPSKVVQTPDGTRQEPIKHGQQTSRGSKQPIKTGQKPLYRKQKQQNNKGPIKTAQRLSSTTDWPFTTGRPQDGHSLKTPSSPFSITQYSPPTARLRPTATHTPTARLRPTATHTRKTGADTPVHTHTPQMLSTPSPAQTQEDPKHTTKTTTTTITTTTAKQISQQHDNTPPLPLHTLRTTQSSTTLTTQRPAQASPNATPHTHIQGGAPVTPSSSRVTGPHRAPAKRPHSPLAAAPSQQGHPAPSPSLVTETPANQRGRGDKRPGMRLPGPRPSVTTLLRTRRPFPGPVANRPRGRNSTFSPRKTDVAVEGMQGVTLTKPAPRARNGSSVLKHRPRPLKHGLNQVVKAKQEDKATRFDSGENASIFSPDPTSKVDAMGKERFTAPHVIYQTDKRPEEPCSITQTLGHFPEDEPSEVNVTAPPRLPPTNLTVVAVEGCPSFIILDWDKADNETTEYEVTSSTKGPQGKEVSVLVTNKTHTAVENLKPESRYEFTVTPKNELGVGPSTDPVTFSTESADPRVAEVTGKRAIWSTFPFKLEMNSECNGPQYIKRTWYRKFVGIQLCNSLRYKIYLSDSLRGPFYHIGDQSGYGEDHCQFVDSLLDGRTGSSLPFNKLPETEGFYRAMRQEPVEFGTMGGNSHINYVSWYECGVAIPGKW